One window of Halichondria panicea chromosome 7, odHalPani1.1, whole genome shotgun sequence genomic DNA carries:
- the LOC135338927 gene encoding brain-specific homeobox protein homolog, producing MSSFTIEAILGLGTDKSTEKSEDGMSSAAASSVEQDGEPSVCVHSTATTGAMETSASLQYTHHYQTPPVFSTPPAPPIIASPTALTPSHITRPSLLPFHTPSLLLWPNLPYLPLSPTATAQTSRRRKARTVFSDDQMSQLEKSFEEKKYLSIPERIGLAQALRLTEQQVKTWYQNRRTKWKRQLSEQDRQEAMEEEESDSP from the exons ATGTCTTCCTTCACTATTGAGGCCATTCTTGGGCTAGGTACTGACAAATCTACTGAGAAGAGTGAGGATGGAATGTCCTCAGCAGCTGCCTCCAGTGTGGAACAAGATGGAGAACCctcagtgtgtgtgcatagcacAGCCACTACAGGAGCAATGGAGACAAGCGCAA GCTTACAATACACTCATCACTACCAAACCCCGCCGGTATTCTCCACACCACCTGCACCTCCAATTATTGCAAGCCCCACAGCCCTCACTCCATCACATATCACCAGACCCTCCCTCCTACCGTTCCATACACCGTCACTTCTACTATGGCCAAATCTACCCTACCTTCCACTCTCTCCAACAGCCACTGCACAAACCTCCCGAAGGAGAAAAGCCAGGACCGTCTTCAGTGATGACCAGATGAGTCAACTAGAAAAAAGCTTCGAAGAGAAAAAGTATTTATCCATCCCAGAGAGAATTGGACTTGCTCAAGCCCTGAGACTGACAGAACAGCAAGTCAAGACGTGGTATCAGAATCGGAGAACCAAGTGGAAACGACAGCTATCAGAGCAGGATAGACAGGAAGCAATGGAAGAAGAGGAATCCGACAGTCCATAA